The following coding sequences lie in one Hippoglossus hippoglossus isolate fHipHip1 chromosome 14, fHipHip1.pri, whole genome shotgun sequence genomic window:
- the phldb1a gene encoding pleckstrin homology-like domain family B member 1 isoform X2, translating to MERMRRNKVEQGRQMHQVLQSTPLDLIETGKSLRVQAERPHLVSLGSGRLSTAITLLPLQEGRTTLGSGDTDIPLQGHGIAEQHCYIENEAGVIILYPCGNQCAVDGLPITRPYRLTQGCMLCFGQSAFFRFNHPEEAVRMKSMLPGGGGGGGGQELSTTKTLPADSHSVFNGSHQSFSSNGNSKINNIAKTLQDSLMVNISSSGPGKQPLPQPSPPNMLNGRNSSSTQDCIYENIRTLGSQNLGDKTPPVPARSAHTNHTPVPNPRTSLSVASSSAGGGHRAQESPKLLRNVRSTPTPPGSGSGQGTDNSSPTPKSSSVKFSPAAPPSPRVRGSTLQHRSPSPMREQGQFVTSVEVPQRLRTPELLVPSGLRELPPVSPYTSGKGTPGSQGSASLLATQGLAAKPHPESSQGPSKLTTKAEAMRALYSQSPSQLSGLEKEPEGRRLRPGPGGAMVTGLGTSPLTSPRSQRKTSCSTVTGSSTKEHNLMKPYARERKNSISEISDNEDELLEYHRWQREERLREQEMEKLERQRLETILNLCAEYNQEGSAVELAEMVRSGLLGGAVGVCPGTGDGMFLQGGDGPQRARQNDEDTQREESSSTESTHQECDELMAGQEPVYVEEERSRILFRVDDLKHRVSELEQQLQETKQEAEMEQALLQAERRAEQEQVEAESEIISQLQLKHSQLDKAIQREKDEGRANVSAQRKALEKQRNEYNELKRQFDKCPLSLREQLQEQLSRKAEAVECGTKQFEELEFCQLEEESSLEEKKETQSSQLLQERAEYHCSVARRKEKMASMEAQGKQLGLQAAQDCERMVRDRAVALQMLHKEQDRLCALEKRHHTLTGERSYLKPSSNMKEELLHISEPDLVYVDGPPDSPCPSSASFSSSSSHLPSPELYPVRLQEEYLRLSDVYKMYGNASVQPHSSSPAALHCLSLSVSPALPCEEYITVSQLSQIFGMQRLNPSSTASIPSFHIASSESVFSCHSAACGPSSFLSAQSQPELSRNAMPPINLERWYQDIMAAGEAQSCPPPLPAKSFSARRHGQLLKSKSDGEVGLAASCAHASSAPALPHSSAHERNASTKGLQLALGEMSMPLDMESRRQMVIQSKDVSPTVHHSILHHQSPPSGNQAYDTLSLESSDSMETSVSTGNSACTPESACGLEAQRIEEMEKMLKEAQQEKARLVENREREVQARRQMLEEERRRREEAERRLLDETAHRQRLVEEEVKMREKHFSQARPMTRYLPNRKEEFDLRAHVESSGHSIDTCPFVNLTEKMCKGHLVKMGGKIKSWKKRWFVFDRLKRNFCYYADKHETKLKGLIYFQAIEEVYYDHLRSATKSPNPSLTFCVKTHDRLYYMVAPSPEAMRIWMDVIVTGAEGYTQFMS from the exons ATGGAGCGCATGAGGAGGAATAAAGTGGAGCAGGGGCGACAGATGCACCAGGTCCTACAG AGCACTCCTTTAGACCTGATCGAGACTGGCAAGTCCCTGAGAGTCCAGGCAGAACGCCCCCACCTGGTTAGTCTGGGAAGTGGACGTCTGAGCACGGCCATCACTTTGCTTCCGCTGCAGGAAG GAAGAACCACACTGGGCAGTGGGGACACAGATATCCCCCTGCAGGGCCACGGCATTGCAGAGCAGCACTGCTACATTGAAAATGAGGCGGGCGTCATCATTTTGTACCCGTGTGGGAACCAGTGCGCTGTGGATGGCCTCCCCATCACCAGACCTTATCGCCTGACACAAG GGTGCATGCTGTGTTTCGGTCAGTCTGCCTTTTTCCGCTTCAACCATCCAGAAGAGGCCGTGAGGATGAAGAGCATGCTGcccgggggaggaggaggaggaggaggccaggaACTCAGCACCACAAAAACTCTTCCTGCTG ACTCACACAGTGTGTTTAACGGCAGCCATCAGTCCTTTTCAAGCAACGGCAACTCTAAAATCAACAACATTGCAAAGACCCTCCAGGACTCTTTGATGGTCAACATATCATCATCAGGACCTGGGAAACAGCCACTTCCTCAGCCCTCTCCTCCAAACATGCTCAATGGAAGAAACAGCTCCTCAACACAGGACTGCATTTATGAAAACATCAGAACCTTGGGAAGCCAGAACCTTGGCGACAAAACCCCTCCGGTACCTGCCCGGTCCGCTCACACCAACCACACTCCTGTCCCCAATCCGCGGACCTCGCTGTCTGTTGCCTCGAGCAGTGCTGGCGGTGGTCACAGAGCCCAGGAGAGCCCAAAGCTTCTTAGGAATGTAAGATCCACCCCCACACCGCCAGGCTCAGGGTCAGGACAGGGCACAGACAACTCTAGCCCAACTCCCAAATCATCATCTGTTAAATTTTCCCCAGCGGCTCCACCCAGCCCTCGAGTAAGAGGTTCTACTCTACAACACAGATCCCCCAGCCCCATGCGAGAGCAGGGTCAGTTTGTCACCAGTGTAGAAGTCCCTCAAAGGCTCAGGACTCCAGAGCTGCTTGTGCCCAGCGGCCTGAGAGAACTTCCTCCTGTCAGCCCTTACACGTCTGGCAAGGGGACTCCGGGATCGCAGGGCTCAGCTTCCCTCCTCGCCACACAAGGCCTCGCTGCTAAGCCTCACCCCGAGAGCTCCCAGGGCCCCAGCAAACTCACAACAAAAGCAGAGGCCATGAGAGCGCTGTACTCCCAGAGTCCATCACAACTCTCTGGGTTGGAGAAGGAGCCTGAAGGCAGGAGATTAAGACCTGGGCCAGGAGGTGCCATGGTAACAGGTCTGGGTACATCTCCTCTGACGAGCCCTCGTAGCCAAAGAAAAACCTCCTGCTCGACCGTGACGGGATCCTCAACCAAGGAACACAACCTAATGAAGCCATACGCACGGGAGCGCAAGAACAGCATCTCTGAGATCAGCGACAATGAGGACGAGTTGCTGGAATACCACCgctggcagagagaggagaggctgcgTGAGCAGGAAATGGAGAAACTG GAGCGACAGAGGCTGGAGACCATCCTCAATCTGTGTGCAGAGTATAATCAGGAGGGCAGTGCCGTGGAGTTGGCCGAGATGGTGAGGAGTGGGCTGCTGGGGGGCGCTGTAGGAGTCTGCCCAGGCACAGGAGACGGGATGTTCCTCCAGGGGGGAGACGGGCCTCAGAGGGCGAGGCAGAATGATGAGGACACCCAGAGAGAGGAgtccagcagcacagagagcacACACCAAGAA TGTGATGAGCTGATGGCTGGTCAGGAGCCCGTCtacgtggaggaggagaggagcaggatcttgtTCAGAGTTGATGACTTGAAGCACAGAGTCAGtgaactggagcagcagctACAAGAGACCAAACAGGag GCGGAGATGGAGCAGGCTCTGCTGCAGGCCGAGAGGCGGgcagagcaggagcaggtggaggctgAGAGTGAAATCAtctctcagctgcagctcaaacacagCCAGCTGGACAAGGCCAtccagagagagaaggacgAG GGCAGGGCTAATGTGTCGGCTCAGCGGAAGGCCCTGGAAAAGCAGAGGAATGAGTACAATGAGCTGAAGAGGCAGTTTGATAAGTGCCCCTTGTCTCTAAGGGAACAGTTACAGGAGCAGCTCAGCAGG AAAGCTGAAGCTGTGGAGTGCGGGACCAAGCAGTTTGAGGAGCTGGAGTTCTgccagctggaggaggagagcagtttggaggagaagaaggagacgCAGAGCTCGCAGCTCCTCCAAGAGAGAGCCGAGTACCACTGCAGCGTGGCCCGGAGGAAG GAGAAGATGGCCTCAATGGAGGCTCAGGGGAAGCAGCTGGGGCTACAGGCCGCGCAGGACTGTGAGAGGATGGTTAGAGACAGGGCGGTGGCTCTGCAGATGTTACACAAG GAGCAAGACAGGTTGTGTGCTCTGGAGAAGAGGCACCACACGTTGACTGGAGAGAGAAGTTACCTGAAGCCCAGCAGCAACATGAAGGAG GAATTGCTTCACATCAGCGAACCTGACCTTGTTTATGTGGACGGTCCTCCTGATAGCCCCtgtccctcctctgcctccttctcctcctcctcctctcacctcccctcccctgAACTCTACCCTGTTAGACTACAAGAG GAGTACCTCAGGCTGTCTGATGTCTATAAGATGTATGGGAATGCTTCTGTGCAGCCTCACTCTTCCTCCCCTGCTGCTCTCcactgcctctccctctctgtatctCCAGCTCTGCCATGCGAG GAGTACATCACAGTCAGTCAATTAAGTCAGATCTTTGGGATGCAGAGACTGAATCCCTCCTCCACTGCCTCTATTCCATCATTCCACATTGCCTCTTCTGAATCTGTCTTCTCGTGCCACTCAGCTGCCTGTGGtccttcctcctttctctctgcacag AGTCAGCCTGAGCTGAGCAGGAATGCAATGCCTCCTATTAATCTCGAGCGCTGGTACCAGGACATCATGGCGGCTGGAGAGGCTCAGTCGTGTCCTCCACCGCTTCCTGCCAAGTCTTTTTCCGCACGCAGACACGGGCAG CTGTTGAAGTCCAAATCAGATGGCGAGGTTGGACTGGCGGCATCATGCGCTCATGCCAGCAGTGCCCCAGCCCTGCCACACTCCAGCGCTCATGAGAGAAACGCATCCACCAAG GGGTTACAGTTAGCTCTGGGAGAGATGTCAATGCCGTTAGACATGGAGTCCAGGAGGCAGATGGTTATTCAGAGCAAAG ACGTGTCTCCCACTGTCCATCACTCCATCCTGCATCATCAGTCGCCACCGAGCGGAAACCAGGCGTACGACACCCTGAGTCTGGAGAGCTCAGACAGCATGGAGACCAGCGTCTCCACCGGCAACTCCGCCTGCACCCCGGAAAG tgcCTGCGGGTTAGAGGCCCAGAGGatagaggagatggagaagatgtTGAAGGAGGCGCAGCAGGAGAAAGCCAGACTCGTGGAGAACAGA GAGAGGGAGGTGCAGGCTCGGCGGCAGATGTtggaggaggagcggaggaggcgAGAGGAGGCCGAGAGAAGGCTTCTGGACGAGACGGCCCACAGGCAgaggctggtggaggaggaggtgaagatgagagagaaacacttCTCCCAG GCTCGTCCAATGACGCGCTACCTGCCCAACCGTAAGGAGGAGTTTGACTTGCGCGCCCACGTGGAGTCGTCCGGCCACAGCATCGACACCTGCCCCTTCGTCAACCTCACGGAGAAGATGTGTAAGGGCCACCTGGTGAAGATGGGCGGTAAAATCAAATCCTGGAAGAAACGCTGGTTCGTTTTTGACCGTCTCAAGAGGAACTTCTGTTATTACGCGG acAAGCATGAAACCAAGCTGAAAGGACTCATTTACTTTCAGGCGATTGAAGAGGTTTATTATGATCACCTACGCAGTGCCACCAAG AGCCCCAATCCTTCTTTGACCTTCTGCGTGAAAACCCACGACCGGCTCTACTACATGGTGGCCCCGTCCCCGGAGGCCATGAGGATCTGGATGGATGTCATAGTAACGGGTGCCGAAGGCTACACGCAGTTCATGAGCTGA
- the phldb1a gene encoding pleckstrin homology-like domain family B member 1 isoform X8 — MLCFGQSAFFRFNHPEEAVRMKSMLPGGGGGGGGQELSTTKTLPADSHSVFNGSHQSFSSNGNSKINNIAKTLQDSLMVNISSSGPGKQPLPQPSPPNMLNGRNSSSTQDCIYENIRTLGSQNLGDKTPPVPARSAHTNHTPVPNPRTSLSVASSSAGGGHRAQESPKLLRNVRSTPTPPGSGSGQGTDNSSPTPKSSSVKFSPAAPPSPRVRGSTLQHRSPSPMREQGQFVTSVEVPQRLRTPELLVPSGLRELPPVSPYTSGKGTPGSQGSASLLATQGLAAKPHPESSQGPSKLTTKAEAMRALYSQSPSQLSGLEKEPEGRRLRPGPGGAMVTGLGTSPLTSPRSQRKTSCSTVTGSSTKEHNLMKPYARERKNSISEISDNEDELLEYHRWQREERLREQEMEKLERQRLETILNLCAEYNQEGSAVELAEMVRSGLLGGAVGVCPGTGDGMFLQGGDGPQRARQNDEDTQREESSSTESTHQECDELMAGQEPVYVEEERSRILFRVDDLKHRVSELEQQLQETKQEAEMEQALLQAERRAEQEQVEAESEIISQLQLKHSQLDKAIQREKDEGRANVSAQRKALEKQRNEYNELKRQFDKCPLSLREQLQEQLSRKAEAVECGTKQFEELEFCQLEEESSLEEKKETQSSQLLQERAEYHCSVARRKEKMASMEAQGKQLGLQAAQDCERMVRDRAVALQMLHKEQDRLCALEKRHHTLTGERSYLKPSSNMKEELLHISEPDLVYVDGPPDSPCPSSASFSSSSSHLPSPELYPVRLQEEYLRLSDVYKMYGNASVQPHSSSPAALHCLSLSVSPALPCEEYITVSQLSQIFGMQRLNPSSTASIPSFHIASSESVFSCHSAACGPSSFLSAQSQPELSRNAMPPINLERWYQDIMAAGEAQSCPPPLPAKSFSARRHGQLLKSKSDGEVGLAASCAHASSAPALPHSSAHERNASTKGLQLALGEMSMPLDMESRRQMVIQSKDVSPTVHHSILHHQSPPSGNQAYDTLSLESSDSMETSVSTGNSACTPESACGLEAQRIEEMEKMLKEAQQEKARLVENREREVQARRQMLEEERRRREEAERRLLDETAHRQRLVEEEVKMREKHFSQARPMTRYLPNRKEEFDLRAHVESSGHSIDTCPFVNLTEKMCKGHLVKMGGKIKSWKKRWFVFDRLKRNFCYYADKHETKLKGLIYFQAIEEVYYDHLRSATKSPNPSLTFCVKTHDRLYYMVAPSPEAMRIWMDVIVTGAEGYTQFMS; from the exons ATGCTGTGTTTCGGTCAGTCTGCCTTTTTCCGCTTCAACCATCCAGAAGAGGCCGTGAGGATGAAGAGCATGCTGcccgggggaggaggaggaggaggaggccaggaACTCAGCACCACAAAAACTCTTCCTGCTG ACTCACACAGTGTGTTTAACGGCAGCCATCAGTCCTTTTCAAGCAACGGCAACTCTAAAATCAACAACATTGCAAAGACCCTCCAGGACTCTTTGATGGTCAACATATCATCATCAGGACCTGGGAAACAGCCACTTCCTCAGCCCTCTCCTCCAAACATGCTCAATGGAAGAAACAGCTCCTCAACACAGGACTGCATTTATGAAAACATCAGAACCTTGGGAAGCCAGAACCTTGGCGACAAAACCCCTCCGGTACCTGCCCGGTCCGCTCACACCAACCACACTCCTGTCCCCAATCCGCGGACCTCGCTGTCTGTTGCCTCGAGCAGTGCTGGCGGTGGTCACAGAGCCCAGGAGAGCCCAAAGCTTCTTAGGAATGTAAGATCCACCCCCACACCGCCAGGCTCAGGGTCAGGACAGGGCACAGACAACTCTAGCCCAACTCCCAAATCATCATCTGTTAAATTTTCCCCAGCGGCTCCACCCAGCCCTCGAGTAAGAGGTTCTACTCTACAACACAGATCCCCCAGCCCCATGCGAGAGCAGGGTCAGTTTGTCACCAGTGTAGAAGTCCCTCAAAGGCTCAGGACTCCAGAGCTGCTTGTGCCCAGCGGCCTGAGAGAACTTCCTCCTGTCAGCCCTTACACGTCTGGCAAGGGGACTCCGGGATCGCAGGGCTCAGCTTCCCTCCTCGCCACACAAGGCCTCGCTGCTAAGCCTCACCCCGAGAGCTCCCAGGGCCCCAGCAAACTCACAACAAAAGCAGAGGCCATGAGAGCGCTGTACTCCCAGAGTCCATCACAACTCTCTGGGTTGGAGAAGGAGCCTGAAGGCAGGAGATTAAGACCTGGGCCAGGAGGTGCCATGGTAACAGGTCTGGGTACATCTCCTCTGACGAGCCCTCGTAGCCAAAGAAAAACCTCCTGCTCGACCGTGACGGGATCCTCAACCAAGGAACACAACCTAATGAAGCCATACGCACGGGAGCGCAAGAACAGCATCTCTGAGATCAGCGACAATGAGGACGAGTTGCTGGAATACCACCgctggcagagagaggagaggctgcgTGAGCAGGAAATGGAGAAACTG GAGCGACAGAGGCTGGAGACCATCCTCAATCTGTGTGCAGAGTATAATCAGGAGGGCAGTGCCGTGGAGTTGGCCGAGATGGTGAGGAGTGGGCTGCTGGGGGGCGCTGTAGGAGTCTGCCCAGGCACAGGAGACGGGATGTTCCTCCAGGGGGGAGACGGGCCTCAGAGGGCGAGGCAGAATGATGAGGACACCCAGAGAGAGGAgtccagcagcacagagagcacACACCAAGAA TGTGATGAGCTGATGGCTGGTCAGGAGCCCGTCtacgtggaggaggagaggagcaggatcttgtTCAGAGTTGATGACTTGAAGCACAGAGTCAGtgaactggagcagcagctACAAGAGACCAAACAGGag GCGGAGATGGAGCAGGCTCTGCTGCAGGCCGAGAGGCGGgcagagcaggagcaggtggaggctgAGAGTGAAATCAtctctcagctgcagctcaaacacagCCAGCTGGACAAGGCCAtccagagagagaaggacgAG GGCAGGGCTAATGTGTCGGCTCAGCGGAAGGCCCTGGAAAAGCAGAGGAATGAGTACAATGAGCTGAAGAGGCAGTTTGATAAGTGCCCCTTGTCTCTAAGGGAACAGTTACAGGAGCAGCTCAGCAGG AAAGCTGAAGCTGTGGAGTGCGGGACCAAGCAGTTTGAGGAGCTGGAGTTCTgccagctggaggaggagagcagtttggaggagaagaaggagacgCAGAGCTCGCAGCTCCTCCAAGAGAGAGCCGAGTACCACTGCAGCGTGGCCCGGAGGAAG GAGAAGATGGCCTCAATGGAGGCTCAGGGGAAGCAGCTGGGGCTACAGGCCGCGCAGGACTGTGAGAGGATGGTTAGAGACAGGGCGGTGGCTCTGCAGATGTTACACAAG GAGCAAGACAGGTTGTGTGCTCTGGAGAAGAGGCACCACACGTTGACTGGAGAGAGAAGTTACCTGAAGCCCAGCAGCAACATGAAGGAG GAATTGCTTCACATCAGCGAACCTGACCTTGTTTATGTGGACGGTCCTCCTGATAGCCCCtgtccctcctctgcctccttctcctcctcctcctctcacctcccctcccctgAACTCTACCCTGTTAGACTACAAGAG GAGTACCTCAGGCTGTCTGATGTCTATAAGATGTATGGGAATGCTTCTGTGCAGCCTCACTCTTCCTCCCCTGCTGCTCTCcactgcctctccctctctgtatctCCAGCTCTGCCATGCGAG GAGTACATCACAGTCAGTCAATTAAGTCAGATCTTTGGGATGCAGAGACTGAATCCCTCCTCCACTGCCTCTATTCCATCATTCCACATTGCCTCTTCTGAATCTGTCTTCTCGTGCCACTCAGCTGCCTGTGGtccttcctcctttctctctgcacag AGTCAGCCTGAGCTGAGCAGGAATGCAATGCCTCCTATTAATCTCGAGCGCTGGTACCAGGACATCATGGCGGCTGGAGAGGCTCAGTCGTGTCCTCCACCGCTTCCTGCCAAGTCTTTTTCCGCACGCAGACACGGGCAG CTGTTGAAGTCCAAATCAGATGGCGAGGTTGGACTGGCGGCATCATGCGCTCATGCCAGCAGTGCCCCAGCCCTGCCACACTCCAGCGCTCATGAGAGAAACGCATCCACCAAG GGGTTACAGTTAGCTCTGGGAGAGATGTCAATGCCGTTAGACATGGAGTCCAGGAGGCAGATGGTTATTCAGAGCAAAG ACGTGTCTCCCACTGTCCATCACTCCATCCTGCATCATCAGTCGCCACCGAGCGGAAACCAGGCGTACGACACCCTGAGTCTGGAGAGCTCAGACAGCATGGAGACCAGCGTCTCCACCGGCAACTCCGCCTGCACCCCGGAAAG tgcCTGCGGGTTAGAGGCCCAGAGGatagaggagatggagaagatgtTGAAGGAGGCGCAGCAGGAGAAAGCCAGACTCGTGGAGAACAGA GAGAGGGAGGTGCAGGCTCGGCGGCAGATGTtggaggaggagcggaggaggcgAGAGGAGGCCGAGAGAAGGCTTCTGGACGAGACGGCCCACAGGCAgaggctggtggaggaggaggtgaagatgagagagaaacacttCTCCCAG GCTCGTCCAATGACGCGCTACCTGCCCAACCGTAAGGAGGAGTTTGACTTGCGCGCCCACGTGGAGTCGTCCGGCCACAGCATCGACACCTGCCCCTTCGTCAACCTCACGGAGAAGATGTGTAAGGGCCACCTGGTGAAGATGGGCGGTAAAATCAAATCCTGGAAGAAACGCTGGTTCGTTTTTGACCGTCTCAAGAGGAACTTCTGTTATTACGCGG acAAGCATGAAACCAAGCTGAAAGGACTCATTTACTTTCAGGCGATTGAAGAGGTTTATTATGATCACCTACGCAGTGCCACCAAG AGCCCCAATCCTTCTTTGACCTTCTGCGTGAAAACCCACGACCGGCTCTACTACATGGTGGCCCCGTCCCCGGAGGCCATGAGGATCTGGATGGATGTCATAGTAACGGGTGCCGAAGGCTACACGCAGTTCATGAGCTGA